Proteins encoded within one genomic window of Oryza brachyantha chromosome 7, ObraRS2, whole genome shotgun sequence:
- the LOC102700636 gene encoding eukaryotic translation initiation factor 5A, with protein sequence MSDSEEHHFESKADAGASKTYPQQAGTIRKNGYIVIKNRPCKVVEVSTSKTGKHGHAKCHFVAIDIFNGKKLEDIVPSSHNCDVPHVNRTEYQLIDISEDGFVSLLTENGNTKDDLRLPTDDNLLGQIKAGFGEGKDLVVTVMSAMGEEQICALKDIGPK encoded by the exons ATGTCGGACTCCGAGGAGCACCACTTCGAGTCGAAGGCCGACGCCGGGGCGTCCAAGACCTACCCCCAGCAGGCCGGAACCATCCGCAAGAACGGCTACATCGTCATCAAGAACCGCCCCTGCAAG GTGGTGGAGGTTTCTACCTCGAAGACTGGTAAGCATGGTCACGCCAAGTGTCACTTTGTTGCCATAGATATATTCAATGGTAAAAAGCTTGAGGATATTGTTCCTTCATCCCACAACTGTGAT gTTCCACATGTGAATCGTACTGAGTATCAGCTGATTGATATATCAGAGGATGGATTT GTGAGCCTTCTTACTGAAAATGGTAACACCAAGGATGATCTTAGACTCCCAACTGATGACAATCTCCTGGGCCAG ATCAAGGCTGGATTTGGTGAAGGCAAGGATCTTGTTGTGACTGTCATGTCTGCCATGGGGGAGGAACAGATCTGCGCGCTGAAGGACATTGGCCCCAAGTAA
- the LOC102717083 gene encoding probable WRKY transcription factor 3, which yields MAAAQRVTGGGSGLWGPQPTPAAGPGPGRGAPFPAAAAVESLLDAPFSDGGGGLAGTVLLGYPQGNFGVFPEQDLAPLTVTAHSKCTAVSQAENQSFVPLAASPLISQHVGSSVNMTPFQEMLTLPSQISNVNTESSGVLQGLPTSSIVLDRPDDDGYSWRKYGQKAVKGGEYPKSYYKCTHLNCLVRKTVEHSADGRIVQIIYRGQHTHERPSKRRFKDCGSLSDDLDDFSANTGSSARTQTDYEDYCRKPIIPNGTTVGPLVKKMEDGDDQLSGSSDNQEERDDEMRTADAPAGDSSAKERNVPAPGQKIIVSTTSEVDLLDDGYRWRKYGQKVVKGNPFPRSYYKCTYLGCDVKKQVERSVEEPNAVITTYEGKHIHDVPAARKKIHDVPNASVLQNTKSNTYCTEQAFRTITC from the exons ATGGCGGCCGCGCAGCGGGtgacgggcggcggcagcgggctgTGGGGCCCGCAGCCTACGCCCGCCgcggggccggggccggggcgGGGGGCCCcgttccccgccgccgctgccgtggaGAGCCTCCTCGACGCGCCCTtctccgacggcggcggcgggctcgcCGGCACCGTCCTCCTCGGGTACCCTCAG GGCAACTTTGGAGTTTTCCCTGAACAGGACCTAGCACCGCTAACAGTAACAGCCCATTCTAAGTGCACTGCAGTCAGTCAAGCAGAGAACCAATCTTTTGTCCCTTTGGCCGCGTCACCGCTGATATCCCAGCATGTCGGTTCTTCTGTAAATATGACACCATTTCAAGAAATGCTGACTTTGCCGTCTCAAATAAGTAATGTCAACACTGAATCTAGTGGTGTGTTGCAAGGACTCCCAACTTCATCCATCGTTCTGGATAGACCTGATGACGATGGCTACAGTTGGAGGAAGTATGGTCAGAAGGCAGTGAAGGGTGGGGAATATCCAAAGAGCTACTACAAGTGCACCCATCTGAACTGTTTGGTCAGGAAAACTGTGGAGCACTCTGCAGATGGACGAATTGTTCAGATAATTTACAGAGGTCAACACACTCATGAACGGCCCTCGAAAAGGAGGTTTAAAGATTGTGGCAGCCTATCAGATGATTTAGACGACTTCAGTGCCAACACAGGATCTTCAGCTAGAACACAAACAGACTATGAAGATTACTGCAGAAAGCCTATAATACCGAATGGCACAACGGTTGGTCCTTTAGTGAAAAAGATGGAAGATGGCGATGACCAATTATCTGGATCAAGCGATAATCAGGAAGAgcgtgatgatgagatgaggACTGCTGATGCTCCTGCTGGTGATTCCAGTGCAAAGGAAAG GAATGTGCCAGCTCCAGGTCAAAAGATTATAGTGAGTACAACCAGTGAGGTCGATCTTTTGGATGATGGATACAGGTGGCGAAAGTATGGGCAGAAAGTGGTGAAAGGAAATCCTTTTCCAAG GAGCTATTACAAATGCACCTACCTGGGCTGCGatgtgaagaagcaagttGAGAGATCTGTTGAGGAACCAAATGCTGTGATAACCACATACGAGGGGAAGCATATCCATGATGTGCCTGctgcaaggaaaaaaatccatgACGTACCTAATGCATCTGTATTGCAGAACACAAAGTCGAATACCTACTGCACAGAGCAAGCTTTCAGAACGATCACTTGCTAG